In Pan paniscus chromosome 13, NHGRI_mPanPan1-v2.0_pri, whole genome shotgun sequence, one DNA window encodes the following:
- the LOC100977660 gene encoding coiled-coil domain-containing protein 74A isoform X4 translates to MSGAGVAAGTRPPSSPTPGSRRRRQRPSVGVQSLRPQSPQLRQSDPQKRNLDLEKSLQFLQQQHSEMLAKLHEEIEHLKRENKDLHYKLIMNQTSQKKDGPSGNHLSGASAPLGTRWVCVNAVWVEPGGRSPARLKEGSSRTHRPGGKRGRLAAGSADTVRSPADSLSTSSFQSVKSISNSGKARPQPGSFNKQDSKADIPQKADLEEEPLLHNSKLDKVPGVQGQASCSTSSPSWKGARGPRQPQRKLAFPGTKKPCISPRSPPRASPGNA, encoded by the exons ATGAGCGGTGCGGGGGTGGCGGCTGGGACGCGGCCCCCCAGCTCGCCGACCCCGGGCTCTCGGCGCCGGCGCCAGCGCCCCTCTGTGGGCGTCCAGTCCTTGAGGCCGCAGAGCCCGCAGCTCAGGCAGAGCGACCCGCAGAAACGGAACCTGGACCTGGAGAAGAGCCTGCAGTTCCTGCAGCAGCAGCACTCGGAGATGCTGGCCAAGCTCCATGAGGAGATCGAGCATCTGAAGCGGGAGAACAAGG ATCTCCATTACAAGCTCATAATGAATCAGACATCACAGAAGAAAG ATGGCCCTTCAGGAAACCACCTTTCCGGGGCCTCTGCTCCCTTGGGCACTCGGTGGGTCTGCGTCAACGCAGTGTGGGTAGAGCCGGGAGGACGCAGCCCTGCCAGGCTGAAGGAGGGCTCCTCACGGACACACAGGCCAGGAGGCAAGCGTGGGCGTCTTGCGGCCGGTAGCGCCGACACTGTGCGCTCTCCTGCAGACAGCCTCTCCACGTCAAGCTTCCAGTCTGTCAAGTCCATCTCTAATTCAG GCAAGGCCAGGCCCCAACCAGGCTCCTTCAACAAGCAAGATTCAAAAGCTGACATCCCCCAGAAGGCGGACCTGGAAGAGGAGCCCCTACTTCACAACAGCAAGCTGGACAAGGTTCCTGGGGTACAAGGGCAGGCCAG CTGCAGCACCTCAAGTCCCTCCTGGAAGGGAGCCAGAGGCCCCAGGCAGCCCCAGAGGAAGCTAGCTTTCCCAG GGACCAAGAAGCCATGCATTTCCCCAAGGTCTCCACCAAGAGCCTCTCCAGGAAATG CCTGA
- the LOC100977660 gene encoding uncharacterized protein LOC100977660 isoform X5 has protein sequence MSGAGVAAGTRPPSSPTPGSRRRRQRPSVGVQSLRPQSPQLRQSDPQKRNLDLEKSLQFLQQQHSEMLAKLHEEIEHLKRENKDLHYKLIMNQTSQKKDSLSTSSFQSVKSISNSGKARPQPGSFNKQDSKADIPQKADLEEEPLLHNSKLDKVPGVQGQASCSTSSPSWKGARGPRQPQRKLAFPGTKKPCISPRSPPRASPGNA, from the exons ATGAGCGGTGCGGGGGTGGCGGCTGGGACGCGGCCCCCCAGCTCGCCGACCCCGGGCTCTCGGCGCCGGCGCCAGCGCCCCTCTGTGGGCGTCCAGTCCTTGAGGCCGCAGAGCCCGCAGCTCAGGCAGAGCGACCCGCAGAAACGGAACCTGGACCTGGAGAAGAGCCTGCAGTTCCTGCAGCAGCAGCACTCGGAGATGCTGGCCAAGCTCCATGAGGAGATCGAGCATCTGAAGCGGGAGAACAAGG ATCTCCATTACAAGCTCATAATGAATCAGACATCACAGAAGAAAG ACAGCCTCTCCACGTCAAGCTTCCAGTCTGTCAAGTCCATCTCTAATTCAG GCAAGGCCAGGCCCCAACCAGGCTCCTTCAACAAGCAAGATTCAAAAGCTGACATCCCCCAGAAGGCGGACCTGGAAGAGGAGCCCCTACTTCACAACAGCAAGCTGGACAAGGTTCCTGGGGTACAAGGGCAGGCCAG CTGCAGCACCTCAAGTCCCTCCTGGAAGGGAGCCAGAGGCCCCAGGCAGCCCCAGAGGAAGCTAGCTTTCCCAG GGACCAAGAAGCCATGCATTTCCCCAAGGTCTCCACCAAGAGCCTCTCCAGGAAATG CCTGA
- the LOC100977660 gene encoding coiled-coil domain-containing protein 74B isoform X3 — MSGAGVAAGTRPPSSPTPGSRRRRQRPSVGVQSLRPQSPQLRQSDPQKRNLDLEKSLQFLQQQHSEMLAKLHEEIEHLKRENKDLHYKLIMNQTSQKKGQEASVGVLRPVAPTLCALLQTASPRQASSLSSPSLIQKADLEEEPLLHNSKLDKVPGVQGQARKEKAEASNAGTACMGNSQHQGRQMGAGAHPPMILPLPLRKPTTLRQCEVLIRELWNTNLLQTQELQHLKSLLEGSQRPQAAPEEASFPRDQEAMHFPKVSTKSLSRKCLSPPVAERAILPALKQTPKNNFAERQKRLQAMQKRRLHHSVL, encoded by the exons ATGAGCGGTGCGGGGGTGGCGGCTGGGACGCGGCCCCCCAGCTCGCCGACCCCGGGCTCTCGGCGCCGGCGCCAGCGCCCCTCTGTGGGCGTCCAGTCCTTGAGGCCGCAGAGCCCGCAGCTCAGGCAGAGCGACCCGCAGAAACGGAACCTGGACCTGGAGAAGAGCCTGCAGTTCCTGCAGCAGCAGCACTCGGAGATGCTGGCCAAGCTCCATGAGGAGATCGAGCATCTGAAGCGGGAGAACAAGG ATCTCCATTACAAGCTCATAATGAATCAGACATCACAGAAGAAAG GCCAGGAGGCAAGCGTGGGCGTCTTGCGGCCGGTAGCGCCGACACTGTGCGCTCTCCTGCAGACAGCCTCTCCACGTCAAGCTTCCAGTCTGTCAAGTCCATCTCTAATTCAG AAGGCGGACCTGGAAGAGGAGCCCCTACTTCACAACAGCAAGCTGGACAAGGTTCCTGGGGTACAAGGGCAGGCCAG AAAGGAGAAAGCAGAGGCCTCTAACGCAGGAACTGCCTGTATGGGGAACAGCCAGCACCAGGGCAGGCAGATGGGGGCGGGGGCACACCCCCCAATGATCCTGCCCCTTCCCCTGCGAAAGCCCACCACACTTAGGCAGTGCGAAGTGCTCATCCGCGAGCTGTGGAATACCAACCTCCTGCAGACCCAAGAG CTGCAGCACCTCAAGTCCCTCCTGGAAGGGAGCCAGAGGCCCCAGGCAGCCCCAGAGGAAGCTAGCTTTCCCAG GGACCAAGAAGCCATGCATTTCCCCAAGGTCTCCACCAAGAGCCTCTCCAGGAAATG CCTGAGCCCACCTGTGGCGGAGCGTGCCATCCTGCCCGCACTGAAGCAGACCCCGAAGAACAACTTTGCTGAGAGGCAGAAGAGGCTGCAGGCAATGCAGAAACGGCGCCTGCATCACTCAGTGCTTTGA
- the LOC100977660 gene encoding coiled-coil domain-containing protein 74A isoform X1 has protein sequence MSGAGVAAGTRPPSSPTPGSRRRRQRPSVGVQSLRPQSPQLRQSDPQKRNLDLEKSLQFLQQQHSEMLAKLHEEIEHLKRENKDLHYKLIMNQTSQKKDGPSGNHLSGASAPLGTRWVCVNAVWVEPGGRSPARLKEGSSRTHRPGGKRGRLAAGSADTVRSPADSLSTSSFQSVKSISNSGKARPQPGSFNKQDSKADIPQKADLEEEPLLHNSKLDKVPGVQGQARKEKAEASNAGTACMGNSQHQGRQMGAGAHPPMILPLPLRKPTTLRQCEVLIRELWNTNLLQTQELQHLKSLLEGSQRPQAAPEEASFPRDQEAMHFPKVSTKSLSRKCLSPPVAERAILPALKQTPKNNFAERQKRLQAMQKRRLHHSVL, from the exons ATGAGCGGTGCGGGGGTGGCGGCTGGGACGCGGCCCCCCAGCTCGCCGACCCCGGGCTCTCGGCGCCGGCGCCAGCGCCCCTCTGTGGGCGTCCAGTCCTTGAGGCCGCAGAGCCCGCAGCTCAGGCAGAGCGACCCGCAGAAACGGAACCTGGACCTGGAGAAGAGCCTGCAGTTCCTGCAGCAGCAGCACTCGGAGATGCTGGCCAAGCTCCATGAGGAGATCGAGCATCTGAAGCGGGAGAACAAGG ATCTCCATTACAAGCTCATAATGAATCAGACATCACAGAAGAAAG ATGGCCCTTCAGGAAACCACCTTTCCGGGGCCTCTGCTCCCTTGGGCACTCGGTGGGTCTGCGTCAACGCAGTGTGGGTAGAGCCGGGAGGACGCAGCCCTGCCAGGCTGAAGGAGGGCTCCTCACGGACACACAGGCCAGGAGGCAAGCGTGGGCGTCTTGCGGCCGGTAGCGCCGACACTGTGCGCTCTCCTGCAGACAGCCTCTCCACGTCAAGCTTCCAGTCTGTCAAGTCCATCTCTAATTCAG GCAAGGCCAGGCCCCAACCAGGCTCCTTCAACAAGCAAGATTCAAAAGCTGACATCCCCCAGAAGGCGGACCTGGAAGAGGAGCCCCTACTTCACAACAGCAAGCTGGACAAGGTTCCTGGGGTACAAGGGCAGGCCAG AAAGGAGAAAGCAGAGGCCTCTAACGCAGGAACTGCCTGTATGGGGAACAGCCAGCACCAGGGCAGGCAGATGGGGGCGGGGGCACACCCCCCAATGATCCTGCCCCTTCCCCTGCGAAAGCCCACCACACTTAGGCAGTGCGAAGTGCTCATCCGCGAGCTGTGGAATACCAACCTCCTGCAGACCCAAGAG CTGCAGCACCTCAAGTCCCTCCTGGAAGGGAGCCAGAGGCCCCAGGCAGCCCCAGAGGAAGCTAGCTTTCCCAG GGACCAAGAAGCCATGCATTTCCCCAAGGTCTCCACCAAGAGCCTCTCCAGGAAATG CCTGAGCCCACCTGTGGCGGAGCGTGCCATCCTGCCCGCACTGAAGCAGACCCCGAAGAACAACTTTGCTGAGAGGCAGAAGAGGCTGCAGGCAATGCAGAAACGGCGCCTGCATCACTCAGTGCTTTGA
- the LOC100977660 gene encoding coiled-coil domain-containing protein 74B isoform X2, with amino-acid sequence MSGAGVAAGTRPPSSPTPGSRRRRQRPSVGVQSLRPQSPQLRQSDPQKRNLDLEKSLQFLQQQHSEMLAKLHEEIEHLKRENKDLHYKLIMNQTSQKKDSLSTSSFQSVKSISNSGKARPQPGSFNKQDSKADIPQKADLEEEPLLHNSKLDKVPGVQGQARKEKAEASNAGTACMGNSQHQGRQMGAGAHPPMILPLPLRKPTTLRQCEVLIRELWNTNLLQTQELQHLKSLLEGSQRPQAAPEEASFPRDQEAMHFPKVSTKSLSRKCLSPPVAERAILPALKQTPKNNFAERQKRLQAMQKRRLHHSVL; translated from the exons ATGAGCGGTGCGGGGGTGGCGGCTGGGACGCGGCCCCCCAGCTCGCCGACCCCGGGCTCTCGGCGCCGGCGCCAGCGCCCCTCTGTGGGCGTCCAGTCCTTGAGGCCGCAGAGCCCGCAGCTCAGGCAGAGCGACCCGCAGAAACGGAACCTGGACCTGGAGAAGAGCCTGCAGTTCCTGCAGCAGCAGCACTCGGAGATGCTGGCCAAGCTCCATGAGGAGATCGAGCATCTGAAGCGGGAGAACAAGG ATCTCCATTACAAGCTCATAATGAATCAGACATCACAGAAGAAAG ACAGCCTCTCCACGTCAAGCTTCCAGTCTGTCAAGTCCATCTCTAATTCAG GCAAGGCCAGGCCCCAACCAGGCTCCTTCAACAAGCAAGATTCAAAAGCTGACATCCCCCAGAAGGCGGACCTGGAAGAGGAGCCCCTACTTCACAACAGCAAGCTGGACAAGGTTCCTGGGGTACAAGGGCAGGCCAG AAAGGAGAAAGCAGAGGCCTCTAACGCAGGAACTGCCTGTATGGGGAACAGCCAGCACCAGGGCAGGCAGATGGGGGCGGGGGCACACCCCCCAATGATCCTGCCCCTTCCCCTGCGAAAGCCCACCACACTTAGGCAGTGCGAAGTGCTCATCCGCGAGCTGTGGAATACCAACCTCCTGCAGACCCAAGAG CTGCAGCACCTCAAGTCCCTCCTGGAAGGGAGCCAGAGGCCCCAGGCAGCCCCAGAGGAAGCTAGCTTTCCCAG GGACCAAGAAGCCATGCATTTCCCCAAGGTCTCCACCAAGAGCCTCTCCAGGAAATG CCTGAGCCCACCTGTGGCGGAGCGTGCCATCCTGCCCGCACTGAAGCAGACCCCGAAGAACAACTTTGCTGAGAGGCAGAAGAGGCTGCAGGCAATGCAGAAACGGCGCCTGCATCACTCAGTGCTTTGA